The genomic stretch CATCAACATGGAATGAGAGTCACGGCGACCGGATCATTAGACGATTCGAGCGTGATATTTTCCCCTGGATTGGTGGCAAACCCATTGCAGATATCACTGCTCCTGAGTTACTAGCAACAATTCGAAAAATTGAAAGTAGAGGGGCACTTGAAACTGCGCACCGTGCGTTAGGTAACTGTGGTCAAGTATTCCGCTATGCAATTGCAACTGGACGTGCTACTAGGGACTATTCCACCGATTTAAAAGGTGCCCTTCCACCTGTTAAAAGTGAGCATTTCGCGGCAATTACCGAACCCAAGCAAGTTGGCGAACTACTACGGGCAATGGATGGCTATACAGGCTCTCAGATTGTGCGACATGCCCTACTACTGGCTCCGTTAGTATTCGTTCGCCCTGGTGAGCTTCGCAAGGCAGAATGGGCAGATATAGACCTGGATGCAGCTGAGTGGCGTTTCATCGTAACTAAAACGAATACTCCTCATATTGTTCCCCTTTCGCGGCAAGCGATTGAAATACTCTCTGAAATGCAAGCCCTTACCGGTGACGGGCGCTATGTTTTCCCCGGTGCACGATCGCGTAACCGACCAATGAGCGACAACGCAATCCTTGCAGCTATGAGGCGCATGGGTATCGAGAAGGACGAAATGAGCGGGCACGGCTTCCGAGCAATGGCGAGAACGATTCTTGATGAAGTGCTAGGTTTCCGTCCAGACCACATAGAGCATCAATTAGCACATGCTGTACGAGATCCCAATGGACGCGCATATAACCGAACTGCCCACTTACCCGAACGCAGAAAAATGATGCAGGAATGGGCGGATTATTTGGATAAGCTAAAAACCGGTGCTGAAATTATCCCTATTAACAATAACGCTGCATAAAGGCAATATCATGAACGATAATGACTCTAACCTCGAACAAATTTTAAGAGGAACACTTCCTCTCCCGGTTTGGGATGAATGGAAGACTATAGAGCAAGCAAGACTATGGCAGGCCGTTTCTCTGGCGTGCAATATTGACCCAAGCCATTTCACTATTCAAAAGTTCCCGCAGCTGAACAGATTTTTTACTCGCCCCCCGCAGCATTTTGAAGATCTCCTTTTGATGGCCAAGAGTAATATTGGGAATAGCGGCATTCTTAAACTGATTTCCAAGAGCACCGAAGGAATTGAAGAGAGCGATGTTCGACTATCAAATTTTGTTACATGGCTAAAATCCATCAAACATCAAATTCCTATGGAATTTCCTTGGCAACAAGAGGCAATAACATTCAGCAATATGGATTGGCCTTGGGGTAGACACGAAACCGATTTACTGCGGAAATTAGCGGCTGCAGCTGATAAGTTTTGGACTCTCTACGACCCCAACGACCAGTCAACCGCCCCAAAAAAAAATCAGGTCGTCGCTTGGCTTGTATCGCAGGGAGTTTCCTCAAACATGGCCGAAGCTATGGCTACAATCCTTCGAGTTGACGGCTTACCAACTCGCACAAAAAAATAATACCTGCACCCATTCCATGCCAGCACTGACGTGGATTTTGCGGTCATAGCCAGCAGATTACCTCAACTAGTTGAATCTATTCCATAGCCCGTTTGAGGTATTAAATCCGTAACCATGTTCAACAACACCCAAAGGGGTACAAACATGGTTCAAACAATCCTAAGACTCCCTGCTGTTAAGGCAGAAACTGGCGCTTCGCGTTCAACAATCTATCTCCGCATCCAACAAGGGCTTTGGCCTAAACCTGTCAGACTTGGGCCTCGGTCCGTAGGCTGGCCCACCAGTGAGGTTGCCGCCATTAATGCAGCACGAATTTCTGGGTTACCTGATGATGAAATCCGCGCCTTGGTAATTAAGTTGGAAGCCACACGCAAAAACGCTTCCAAAGCGTTTCAAGGGGAATAACATGAAAAACACCAATACCGCACAAATCACTTCTCTCACATCACGACAAAATTTATCGCCCCTTTCTGCCACCTCGTGCAAGTATGGCAGCGGCAGATTTGAAATTTCTGAAACTGGCGTACATTATCTTTGTAAAGACAAAGAAGGCAATGAGCAACCTCCAAAATGGATTTGCTCACTACTTCATATAACCGCTATGACGCGGGATGAAAAAAACGGCGAATGGGGGCGGCTTTTGGAATGGCATGATGATGACGGCAAAAAACATCAATGGGCCATGCCTCTTGAAATGTTGGAAGGAGATGGCTCAGAAGTAAGACGTGAGCTTGCCAGATTAGGCATGCGCATAGCCCCTAATCAAATTGAACGCGGTTTGCTATTAGCTTACATAAAGGTATGGCCAGTAGAAGCTAGAGCACGTTGTGTAGAGAGACTTGGTTGGTATGGCAACATCTACGTTACACCATTTGGGCAAATTGGGGGCGATGGAGAAATTACCGTATTCCAGAATACTCAAGCTATTGAACCAGCTTTTTCTGAATCAGGAACTGCGGACGAATGGCGTAATTCAGTGGCAATTCTAGCTACTGGCAATTCTCGACTTGTTTTCGCCATCTCTACAGCCTTCGCAGGCCCGTTGGCTGACATTACGAGAGATGATTCAGGAGGTTTTCATTTTCGTGGCGCTTCGTCAACTGGAAAATCTACAGCCTTGAAGCTAGCGGCCTCTGTTTGGGGCAATCCTTCTACCTATGTGCGCCTATGGCGTAGCACGGTCAACGGGCTAGAAGGACTGGCAACACTCCACAATGACGGATTACTGATTCTGGATGAAATCAGTCAGATTGACCCAAGCGCAGCGGGTGATGCTGCTTATTTACTAGCGAATGGTCAAGGCAAGGCTCGGGCAACACGCAAAGGGATTGCGCGACCTCCTCAAAGATGGCGACTACTATTCCTTAGCGCGGGCGAAGAATCCCTATCTGCCATCATGGTACGCGCAGGAAAACAAACCAGCGCTGGGCAGGAAATCAGGCTTGCCGACATTGAAGCAGATGCAGGAGCAAGAATGGGTATATTTGAAGAGTTGCACAACCACGCAAATGCATCATCCTTAGCATCAGCAATCAAAGATGCGATAGCAAAATTTCATGGCACAATTGGATATGAATGGTTAAAAATTATGGCAGAAATTCGTGTTGAACTTGCAGACTACATAAACAACGCCATAAATAAATTTGTGGCAGAAATAATCCCGGCAGGAGCAGCTGGGCAAGTAGTACGAGTAGCCAGGCGATTTGCGCTGGTTGCCGCGGCAGGGGAACTTGCGACAAGTTATGGATTAACCGGCTGGCCAGAAGGTGAAGCTACCCAAGCAGCACGCAAATGCTTTGCCGCTTGGCTAGAGGCCTTTGGAGGTAGTGGCAACCGCGAAGAACGCATCATACTCGACCAGACACGTGCCTTTTTCGAGACGCATGGTGCAAGCAAATTTGAATACCTGAAAGCTACTGATGATCAGCGCATCCATAACCGCGCGGGTTTCTTCCGTTCCAATGAAAATGGCGATCACGAATATCTGGTTTTACCTGAAGCTTTTCGCCGGGAAATTTGCCAAGGCTATGATGTAAAGACGGTCAAGAACACTTTGAAAAAGGCAGGTATGTTGCTACCTGCAAAAGATGGCAAACCGACACAAAATATCAGATTGCCAGGATTGGGCTCACCAAGAGTTTATGTCATGCGGTACATAGGACAGGATAATGAGGCGTAGCTGCGCAAAACAAGGTAACAGCGGTAACATCCAAAGTGGGCGTAACTCGCAACGTTACCTGTAATGTTACCGGCTAGGCAATCCCGGTAACACGTCACAGCGCGATTATTGACTGCTACTGTTACGGTGCCGTATATATACATATATACATATATGTTACATAACATTATAGGCGTGTAACTATAGGTGACCCTATCTTTAAGGACGGTTGTCCAATAGACACTCTCCTATTGGGCACCTCCCTATTAGAGAGCAATCCCAAACATAACGTACCGTTATAGGCAGGTTACCATTGCGGCCCTATCTTAGGGACGGCACCAATAGCCACCACCCCATTGGACACCCCCTATGCTGCCATCCATATAGCACCAAAGCGGCATCGCAATAGCCCCCCTAATAGACCCCTCCCCATAGAACATAATCCGAAAGCGTAAGCCAATTCTATTACCGTCATTACCGGGCAAACCCTATGCCGGTAATGCTTTGCGGTAACGCGAAACACCGTATCAATCAAACCATTCCGGGCAGTCGCGCTGACTGTTACCGCTATTACCGATTAAAGCATAACTGCCATCGAATATTCCATATCGCATCGCATCCGCTACAGCTTCTTCCGATGAATTGGACAGCACGATATGCAAATTGTTTTCGACTCGCGCGTGTGCATGAAAGAATTTTCCCAAGGTGAGGAAATACTCCTCCCAGAGAGAATCGGGAATGCATGTTCTAAAGTCTCGGTTCGCGTCAGGATCTTCAGGCACCCTCATAAGATGATCTGATGAGTCGTGAAGGCGCCGCCAAACCTGTTAATGAGGCATAACGACGAGTAAGAACGCGGCTTTAAATTTAGTGGCATATTTAAGTAGGTGGTCGTAAATGATCTGATAGTTTAGTTAATAATGGGCTA from Sulfurirhabdus autotrophica encodes the following:
- a CDS encoding tyrosine-type recombinase/integrase codes for the protein MPLTDTAIRNTKPTEKPIKLTDGGGLYLLLNPNGSRWWRLDYRYGGKRKTISMGIYPDVSLKDARERRDEARKLLASDVDPGENRKAVKAAKVAGNTNSFEIVTREWFSKYSSTWNESHGDRIIRRFERDIFPWIGGKPIADITAPELLATIRKIESRGALETAHRALGNCGQVFRYAIATGRATRDYSTDLKGALPPVKSEHFAAITEPKQVGELLRAMDGYTGSQIVRHALLLAPLVFVRPGELRKAEWADIDLDAAEWRFIVTKTNTPHIVPLSRQAIEILSEMQALTGDGRYVFPGARSRNRPMSDNAILAAMRRMGIEKDEMSGHGFRAMARTILDEVLGFRPDHIEHQLAHAVRDPNGRAYNRTAHLPERRKMMQEWADYLDKLKTGAEIIPINNNAA
- a CDS encoding helix-turn-helix transcriptional regulator, which translates into the protein MVQTILRLPAVKAETGASRSTIYLRIQQGLWPKPVRLGPRSVGWPTSEVAAINAARISGLPDDEIRALVIKLEATRKNASKAFQGE
- a CDS encoding DUF927 domain-containing protein, which produces MKNTNTAQITSLTSRQNLSPLSATSCKYGSGRFEISETGVHYLCKDKEGNEQPPKWICSLLHITAMTRDEKNGEWGRLLEWHDDDGKKHQWAMPLEMLEGDGSEVRRELARLGMRIAPNQIERGLLLAYIKVWPVEARARCVERLGWYGNIYVTPFGQIGGDGEITVFQNTQAIEPAFSESGTADEWRNSVAILATGNSRLVFAISTAFAGPLADITRDDSGGFHFRGASSTGKSTALKLAASVWGNPSTYVRLWRSTVNGLEGLATLHNDGLLILDEISQIDPSAAGDAAYLLANGQGKARATRKGIARPPQRWRLLFLSAGEESLSAIMVRAGKQTSAGQEIRLADIEADAGARMGIFEELHNHANASSLASAIKDAIAKFHGTIGYEWLKIMAEIRVELADYINNAINKFVAEIIPAGAAGQVVRVARRFALVAAAGELATSYGLTGWPEGEATQAARKCFAAWLEAFGGSGNREERIILDQTRAFFETHGASKFEYLKATDDQRIHNRAGFFRSNENGDHEYLVLPEAFRREICQGYDVKTVKNTLKKAGMLLPAKDGKPTQNIRLPGLGSPRVYVMRYIGQDNEA